In Erigeron canadensis isolate Cc75 chromosome 7, C_canadensis_v1, whole genome shotgun sequence, one DNA window encodes the following:
- the LOC122608902 gene encoding putative F-box protein At2g16220: MKLQQPSKRAIVAEVPRDNIYDIFSRLPLKSLARFQCVSKVWFDYMDDSSLQKMHAKRASIDPMLIMFRQFSSSTTTNPPCKLSFLRIVEAKEASTNYYALEASNKNLTMDFPCKEWYSTFPTGIIIGSCNGLIYSSKDHSDGTTLLVIHPLRKQFYELPPIKIWAFVSRFSPLDSCGLGFDDSNNIFKMVCVVAREQGNRQPNLNVVVKEDLRTMVHVLGTTSWREISRVPAYPITGEGIFANGCLHWLISTTFLNNFPNDKGRLVVCFDLRKEEFGLINPPRKRCLNTEQLVDLDGEVGYVYNIVDRGVEVWVLMQKEWKIYCQILSKTASSSWHHKGSWCLEQRRGSIDD, translated from the coding sequence ATGAAGCTACAACAACCTTCAAAGAGGGCAATCGTTGCTGAGGTGCCGCGGGACAACATCTACGACATCTTCTCGAGACTACCGTTGAAATCTTTGGCTCGTTTCCAGTGTGTGAGCAAGGTATGGTTCGACTACATGGACGATTCTTCCCTTCAAAAGATGCACGCCAAACGAGCATCAATAGATCCAATGCTAATCATGTTTCGCCAATTTTCATCATCTACTACTACTAACCCGCCGTGCAAGCTAAGTTTTTTGCGTATCGTTGAAGCTAAAGAAGCAAGTACTAATTATTATGCCCTAGAGGCTAGTAATAAGAACTTAACTATGGATTTTCCATGTAAGGAATGGTATTCTACATTTCCTACAGGAATAATTATAGGTTCTTGCAATGGTCTAATCTATTCATCAAAAGATCATAGTGATGGCACTACTTTGCTTGTGATACATCCATTAAGGAAACAATTTTACGAGCTTCCACCCATCAAGATTTGGGCTTTTGTGTCAAGATTCAGCCCACTAGACTCATGTGGGCTTGGTTTTGATGATTCTaacaacatttttaagatgGTATGCGTAGTGGCTCGAGAACAAGGCAACAGGCAACCAAACCTTAATGTGGTGGTCAAGGAGGATCTACGTACCATGGTACATGTCTTGGGTACGACTTCTTGGAGAGAAATTTCTCGAGTCCCGGCTTATCCCATAACCGGTGAAGGTATATTTGCTAATGGATGTTTGCATTGGTTAATTAGTACTACTTTTCTTAATAATTTTCCAAATGACAAAGGAAGATTAGTAGTATGTTTTGATTTAAGAAAAGAAGAATTCGGGTTAATTAATCCACCAAGAAAACGATGTTTGAATACCGAGCAATTGGTTGATCTAGATGGTGAAGTTGGGTATGTGTATAACATTGTCGACCGTGGCGTAGAGGTGTGGGTATTGATGCAAAAAGAATGGAAAATCTATTGTCAGATTTTATCAAAAACCGCCTCTTCCTCGTGGCATCATAAGGGTTCTTGGTGTTTGGAACAAAGAAGGGGATCTATTGATGACTGA